The nucleotide sequence TCGAGTCTCTCTGCTTCCGATCCCACCGATTCCGGGTAAGAGAGTCGTGCAAACGTCGATTCGGATTTCCTACACCATCTCGCACCCTCTCGTTGCTGTGCCACCCACGGTCGTCGCCGAGGACGTCATCGCAGGACAGTCGATAAGTAAACGAGTCTCGATCCACGAATACGAAAGTATCCCTGGCAGTGAGCTGCGCATTGATAGCGTCGAGTCCACACTTCCCTTTTTGGAAGCTGCAATTGATGGGAATGAAATTATCGTCCGCGGCAAGGTTCCGCGTTTTTTGCGCTTCCGAGGTGAGAAGTTGATCGTGGCGTCCGTTTCGAAGCAAGGCAAAAAAATGCCGGATGTTTATATTCCTGTTCGGATGAAAATGAAGAGGCCGGCAATTGTCGCAGTGCCGGGAGACATTGTCGTCTTTGAGAAGCCTAAAGAATACCCCGTCGTAAAGTTGGTCAAGTTGTTCGGAGATGATTTGAGCACAAGCACGCTCGTAAAGATCAGACTGCTTCGGAAACGCGACGAATTTGTCGACTCAGGGGAGATCCGTTTTAGTCGCATAGCCGCACAAAGCAGCAGCAAAACCTATGCCATTTACATTCCGCGCGTGCGTGAGAAAGAGGCGATATTTGAGCTTTTGTTTGAGGGATTAGATGCCCCCGTTCACCTGAGGCTCTTGCAGGTATTCGATGATTAGACACCTTTACCATAGCCGCAGAGGGGGGTCGGTAGTGGAGCTATTGGTAGTATTCTCGATCGGTTCTATCGTAGTTTCCATCCTGCTAGTATCAGTAGCAAGCTCCAGGGCGTCAGCTAGACGGGTTGAATGCACCAACAATTTAAGACAAGTATGCCTCGCATTGTCTCAATTCGAATCCGCTTTTGGCCACCTCCCAAGTATGGGGCATTTTGTGGAGAACGATAGACGAAGAAAGTTTAGCATCCCGAAACATACAAGGCTTTCGGGCATCTGGAAGATTCTACCGTATTTGGATCACACAGAGCTGAGCGAAGCTGCAAAGAGGTACCCGCTTGTCCACTCGGTAGATACGATTCCTTTCTCTGCAATTGGACCGAGGAGAGAGACTTCCGTTTCAACGCTTCTTTGCCCAGCCGATTCGGCAGACGGGGGAAACAACATTCGGTTCTGTGCTGGTTCACAACCATTTGCGCGTGAGATTGCTTCTAGCAATCTACGGTCCGAAGACGAAGGTGCTTTTGGTGGCTCTGGTCTTCGGCTGTCGCAAGTGCGCGGTGGTCTTTCGCACACTGCCGCCATTTCGGAACGCATTATAGGGTCCGGCTACGCATCCGGTACTATGATTACTCACGGTGACGTTTGGGCAGCGAACATTCGAGGTGGCACTATAAAAAGTGAACTCGATGCGACTTTGTTGCATGAAATTGGGGTTGAGCTAGCAGCATCCCCCCCTAGAC is from Crateriforma conspicua and encodes:
- a CDS encoding DUF1559 family PulG-like putative transporter, yielding MIRHLYHSRRGGSVVELLVVFSIGSIVVSILLVSVASSRASARRVECTNNLRQVCLALSQFESAFGHLPSMGHFVENDRRRKFSIPKHTRLSGIWKILPYLDHTELSEAAKRYPLVHSVDTIPFSAIGPRRETSVSTLLCPADSADGGNNIRFCAGSQPFAREIASSNLRSEDEGAFGGSGLRLSQVRGGLSHTAAISERIIGSGYASGTMITHGDVWAANIRGGTIKSELDATLLHEIGVELAASPPRQFIGVAGRNWAYAGKAFTLYDHIARPNENIVAIVQGTHSNPFGSYLGMVSATSLHPGGVNIGRLDGAIEFVSEEVDLTVFRRLGSIGK
- a CDS encoding DUF1573 domain-containing protein — encoded protein: MMDIQSEFLSNSFRGLVIVAIGAACLPTRQCNGDDTNEIAAPSIEVDLGTFVLGRQEDLLKTIDFKNPIGHKCKVVEIAASCRCVFARIENKSLGANDSTAIQVGFRASTTNPTTPRGAHSKVIRVSLLPIPPIPGKRVVQTSIRISYTISHPLVAVPPTVVAEDVIAGQSISKRVSIHEYESIPGSELRIDSVESTLPFLEAAIDGNEIIVRGKVPRFLRFRGEKLIVASVSKQGKKMPDVYIPVRMKMKRPAIVAVPGDIVVFEKPKEYPVVKLVKLFGDDLSTSTLVKIRLLRKRDEFVDSGEIRFSRIAAQSSSKTYAIYIPRVREKEAIFELLFEGLDAPVHLRLLQVFDD